The Leishmania panamensis strain MHOM/PA/94/PSC-1 chromosome 19 sequence genome contains the following window.
TGGGAATGGGCCTGTTCTGCCCCCGCTTGGGCCGCAGCGTGCTGGCCCGGTGCACCGTCGTGCCAACAAGGCGCTTTGGGCGACAGACGCCTTTTTTTGCACCTCATCGCCACCGGCATCGCTCTGCACTTCGGCGCCTatcgcacacgcaggcgcctACAGGCCGCCGCTCCCAGGtgacaccgctgccactACCAACATCGGTGTTGGTGCAAACTCGTTGAGTGCGCTCAACCCCAGCAACAACACTGCTGCATCGGCTGATGATGTGGCGGGTCGTTTCACATCGGCGATcaagacgcagcagcaggggggcATCGCCATCGTCAGCCATCACAAGATCTTGGGTCGACAGCAGTTTGTTTACCCCGATCACGACGGTGTGCTCTCCGCCGGTGTTGTGCCACAGATCGTCATCACAGCTGAGgaaaaggcggaggaggcagcagagaaggcgTTCTACATCTCTCCCCTCACtatgacggaggaggagctggcagccttcgaggagctgcaggcgctgtgGAAAAGTCGTGCACGCAGCCACTCCTTCCTCGGCGCACAGCACCGGCAAGCCGCCAAGGGTGCGGTGCACCCGTCATCGTCCATTGACGTGCTGGAGAGGAGCGACAAAGGGCTGCTCAAGGTGCCGAAGCGCGAAGGGGTGATGGGTGGCACCTCTCTGGCCTCTCGCAGAGGCGACATAGTGGACGACCA
Protein-coding sequences here:
- the CBP30 gene encoding nuclear cap binding complex subunit CBP30, putative (TriTrypDB/GeneDB-style sysID: LpmP.19.0450); its protein translation is MSSSSSGQLKGGDANRGSGFVHLNTPADIRYTAGRTLSLSALRQRKSRVECVVLPESMSVWREAFQRYSMEEGYSSYAADIEDGRFGNGPVLPPLGPQRAGPVHRRANKALWATDAFFCTSSPPASLCTSAPIAHAGAYRPPLPGDTAATTNIGVGANSLSALNPSNNTAASADDVAGRFTSAIKTQQQGGIAIVSHHKILGRQQFVYPDHDGVLSAGVVPQIVITAEEKAEEAAEKAFYISPLTMTEEELAAFEELQALWKSRARSHSFLGAQHRQAAKGAVHPSSSIDVLERSDKGLLKVPKREGVMGGTSLASRRGDIVDDHAYAEAEMTVEEESTLDKELAEALRMADDLLRFA